A single genomic interval of Helianthus annuus cultivar XRQ/B chromosome 13, HanXRQr2.0-SUNRISE, whole genome shotgun sequence harbors:
- the LOC110902838 gene encoding uncharacterized protein LOC110902838: MTRSRWFVREVMIVLFMKMVVVLLLQFKIHNKDKILFVIADALRERFNANKNVLRGSPDINVCFCASVTILSAPNSGNLENIVEVFESSKEAPVDESDSNDTDESDSLMILKILIIGYIHHCVVGFACL; this comes from the exons ATGACCAGATCTCGGTGGTTTGTAAGGGAGGTGATGATAGTTCTGTTCATGAAGATGGTGGTTGTTCTGCTTCTTCAATTCAAAATACATAATAAAGACAAGATTCTATTCGTTATT GCCGATGCACTTCGTGAGAGATTCAATGCAAACAAGAACGTG CTGAGAGGATCTCCGGATATTAATGTTTGTTTTTGTGCTTCAGTGACAATTTTATCAGCTCCCAACTCCGGAAATCTTGAAAATATTGTTGAAGTTTTTGAAAGCTCAAAGGAGGCCCCTGTTGATGAAAGTGATAGTAATGATACTGATGAAAGTGATtctctgatgatattgaagattCTGATCATAGGTTATATACATCATTGTGTTGTAGGTTTTGCTTGTTTGTGA